Proteins encoded in a region of the Candidatus Nezhaarchaeota archaeon genome:
- the thpR gene encoding RNA 2',3'-cyclic phosphodiesterase: MSSSLIRCFIAIDVDDPKVVSKIMEIQRELQTGGSKLKLVEPENLHLTLFFLGEQPPKIVEKVQEAMSTISFKPFVIKIQGLGAFPSPDRPRVIWVGVVEGFDEVKRIYAELRPKLKAVPLRLEPESSFVPHITIARVKFSGYALRKAITSLKDIEFGFQEVKAIKLKRSTLTPRGPIYDTIYEARG, encoded by the coding sequence ATGTCAAGCAGCCTCATCCGGTGCTTCATAGCAATTGACGTTGATGACCCTAAGGTAGTAAGCAAGATTATGGAGATACAAAGAGAGCTTCAGACTGGAGGATCAAAGTTAAAACTAGTAGAGCCCGAGAATCTCCACTTAACCCTATTCTTTCTAGGCGAGCAACCCCCCAAAATCGTCGAAAAAGTCCAAGAAGCTATGTCCACCATATCATTTAAGCCGTTTGTCATAAAGATTCAAGGGCTAGGAGCATTCCCATCCCCCGATAGACCTCGGGTCATATGGGTGGGAGTAGTAGAAGGATTTGATGAAGTTAAAAGAATATATGCCGAGTTAAGACCAAAGCTTAAAGCAGTACCCCTTAGGTTAGAACCTGAATCCTCCTTCGTACCTCACATAACTATTGCTAGAGTTAAGTTTTCAGGTTATGCCTTAAGAAAGGCCATTACGAGCTTAAAGGACATAGAGTTCGGCTTTCAAGAGGTCAAAGCAATAAAGCTTAAGAGGAGCACCTTAACTCCAAGAGGTCCCATATACGACACTATCTATGAAGCAAGAGGGTGA
- the prs gene encoding ribose-phosphate diphosphokinase: MPVLVPGPASPSLTQRMAMLSNFAMVKVSYKVFPDGESYIRLEEPIKDDVAIVVQSCPPPQDKRIIELLQLIDASLRAGASKVVVIVPYLAYSRQDKVFLNYEALSSKIVARVIESVGAHAFITVNAHSEMVLSYFKIKALSADAFPEIAAYLSSLNLKNPLILSPDKKRYPEAQRVAKLLNAEATFFEKKRDLVTGGITTEERPLNVEDRDVIIIDDIISSGGTVANAARIVSRGNPKRIVAACIHGLYAAGAVDKLVAAGVQEIISTDTIETKTSRISVARPLLESLRQVVED, encoded by the coding sequence ATGCCAGTCCTAGTGCCAGGACCTGCATCTCCATCCTTAACACAACGTATGGCGATGCTCAGCAACTTTGCAATGGTTAAGGTAAGTTATAAGGTCTTCCCCGACGGTGAGTCCTACATTCGATTGGAAGAACCCATTAAGGATGACGTAGCAATAGTCGTCCAGTCGTGCCCTCCCCCTCAAGACAAGAGGATTATAGAGCTACTTCAATTGATAGACGCCTCTCTGCGGGCAGGAGCTTCAAAAGTTGTGGTTATAGTTCCATACCTTGCCTATTCAAGGCAAGATAAAGTCTTCTTAAACTATGAAGCCTTAAGTTCTAAGATAGTAGCAAGAGTTATAGAGTCCGTGGGAGCCCATGCTTTCATCACAGTTAATGCTCACAGCGAGATGGTGTTAAGCTACTTCAAGATTAAGGCCTTAAGTGCTGATGCCTTTCCGGAGATAGCTGCTTACCTATCATCATTAAACTTGAAGAACCCACTCATTCTATCGCCAGATAAGAAGCGATACCCTGAAGCTCAACGCGTTGCTAAGCTACTCAATGCTGAGGCAACTTTTTTCGAGAAGAAGAGAGACTTGGTGACAGGAGGTATAACAACTGAAGAAAGACCCTTAAATGTCGAGGATAGGGATGTGATAATAATTGATGATATAATAAGTAGCGGGGGGACAGTGGCGAACGCAGCAAGAATAGTCTCTAGAGGTAATCCAAAAAGGATAGTTGCAGCATGCATTCATGGTCTTTATGCAGCAGGTGCTGTAGACAAGCTGGTAGCGGCAGGAGTCCAAGAGATCATAAGCACTGACACCATAGAAACCAAGACGTCAAGAATAAGTGTAGCAAGACCTTTGTTAGAATCACTAAGGCAAGTAGTGGAGGATTAG
- the cca gene encoding CCA tRNA nucleotidyltransferase, with product MTNNVKIEVLLSEVLQELTPRDDERAKVNSIVNEVTQKINEICNQMNVKARAELQGSVAKDTWISGDKDIDIFIIFSKDTPITEVRTLGLQIARKAAGTNYVECYAEHPYVRAFINSYTVDIVPCSEFDLSSGRPQTATDRTPLHTRFIKDRLVEHLKGEVRLLKGFMKGIGAYGAEIKISGFSGYLCELLTLHYGSFLNVVSNAKSWKPFSTVIDLVNHYDDPKQALKIFKSPLVVIDPIDKNRNVAAALSLEKLALFMLACHVFTLKPSKMFFKPETHSMKEATRDDVKKYLEKSKTTLLAIATTLEPSPPDILWGQIKRSCNGIVKLLEHEGFKVLRWSAWSDDWGESITIIEVESPTITPTVKHLGPPIASMEDVMKFLIKHTSSQRTVAGPYIEGDRLVVLTSKRASDVVSFLRNNIHKAELSKEFAEALKRRFDIAVNEEIIDVCKKECSKYRLFVTSYLRGSPHWLQLLQQS from the coding sequence ATGACAAATAACGTGAAGATTGAGGTACTCCTATCAGAGGTACTTCAAGAACTTACACCAAGAGACGATGAAAGGGCTAAGGTTAATTCGATAGTCAATGAGGTCACTCAAAAAATAAATGAAATATGTAATCAGATGAACGTAAAAGCGAGGGCTGAGCTTCAAGGCTCAGTAGCTAAGGATACTTGGATAAGCGGTGATAAAGACATAGACATATTTATAATATTCTCTAAGGACACGCCAATAACTGAAGTGAGAACCCTAGGACTTCAAATAGCAAGAAAAGCAGCTGGTACTAATTACGTAGAGTGTTATGCCGAGCATCCATATGTAAGAGCTTTTATAAACAGCTACACGGTGGACATAGTCCCTTGTAGCGAGTTCGATCTAAGTAGCGGTAGACCACAAACTGCTACTGATAGGACTCCACTACACACACGCTTTATAAAAGATAGGCTGGTTGAACACCTAAAAGGTGAGGTACGCCTCTTAAAGGGCTTTATGAAAGGTATAGGAGCTTATGGCGCTGAAATAAAGATATCAGGTTTTTCTGGTTATCTCTGCGAGCTTTTGACGTTACATTACGGGTCTTTCCTAAATGTTGTAAGCAACGCTAAAAGCTGGAAGCCCTTCTCAACAGTTATAGACCTAGTTAATCATTACGACGATCCAAAGCAAGCACTAAAGATCTTTAAATCACCACTTGTAGTAATAGACCCCATAGACAAGAACAGAAACGTCGCTGCAGCCCTATCACTTGAGAAGCTCGCTCTGTTTATGCTTGCTTGTCATGTGTTCACCTTAAAACCTAGCAAGATGTTTTTTAAGCCTGAAACGCATAGCATGAAAGAGGCTACAAGAGATGATGTGAAGAAGTACCTCGAAAAAAGCAAGACCACGCTTCTTGCAATTGCAACTACACTAGAGCCCTCTCCTCCTGACATCTTATGGGGGCAAATTAAGCGGTCATGTAATGGGATAGTTAAGCTGCTTGAGCATGAGGGCTTCAAGGTCTTAAGATGGTCTGCATGGTCTGATGACTGGGGAGAGTCAATAACCATAATTGAAGTTGAGAGTCCCACAATAACGCCGACGGTTAAACATCTAGGCCCTCCAATCGCCTCGATGGAAGACGTCATGAAGTTCCTAATCAAGCATACTTCATCTCAAAGAACCGTAGCTGGGCCGTACATTGAAGGTGACAGACTCGTTGTCTTAACATCTAAGAGGGCCAGTGATGTTGTATCCTTCCTTAGAAACAACATACACAAGGCTGAGCTCAGTAAAGAATTTGCTGAAGCTCTAAAGCGTCGATTTGACATAGCAGTAAATGAAGAAATAATTGATGTATGTAAGAAGGAGTGCAGTAAGTATAGACTATTTGTAACCTCGTACCTAAGGGGTTCGCCACATTGGTTGCAACTATTACAACAGTCCTGA